A window from Gossypium raimondii isolate GPD5lz chromosome 7, ASM2569854v1, whole genome shotgun sequence encodes these proteins:
- the LOC105794433 gene encoding serine/threonine-protein kinase UCNL, whose protein sequence is MENPPELDLEKLKAIKILGKGAMGTVFLVHDISTDPTARSPFALKVVQRSKHDADRRARWEIGVLKTLSPPDPALQHPFLPRLLGRLETPDLLAWAVPFCPGSDLNVLRYHQNDHVFSPSVIRFYLSEILCALQYLHSLGIVYRDLKPENILIQHSGHATLTDFDLSRNLKKKPPSEILADDKKVPNSLPQFPALRKHRLNFFRWIPVVPDNKCNYALKKAKSARVSPVSRRKLSFSNEERSNSFVGTEEYVSPEVVRGDGHEFAVDWWAFGILTYEMLYGRTPFKGKNRKETFRNVLTKEPKFMGQPNALTDLIGRLLQKDPEKRLGYHGGACEIKQHAFFRGVRWDFLTEVLRPPFIPPRDDGDLTTEVSPGNFDIREYFQSSKAPNPKSMPPSPLSDHRRNVSFTEY, encoded by the coding sequence ATGGAGAATCCGCCAGAGTTAGATTTGGAAAAGCTCAAGGCCATCAAAATCCTGGGCAAAGGGGCCATGGGGACTGTGTTTCTCGTCCACGACATCTCTACCGACCCAACCGCTCGTTCCCCCTTCGCCCTAAAGGTTGTGCAGAGATCCAAACATGACGCCGACCGTCGAGCTCGTTGGGAAATTGGGGTCTTGAAAACCCTTTCCCCTCCCGACCCTGCCCTTCAACACCCTTTTCTCCCTCGTCTTTTGGGTCGTCTCGAAACCCCCGACCTTCTTGCCTGGGCTGTCCCTTTTTGCCCTGGCTCCGACCTCAACGTCCTCCGTTACCATCAAAACGACCACGTTTTCTCCCCCTCTGTCATCCGGTTTTACCTCTCCGAGATCCTATGTGCTCTCCAATATCTGCATTCCCTGGGTATCGTTTACCGGGATCTCAAGCCCGAAAACATCCTCATTCAACACTCCGGTCACGCCACTTTAACTGATTTCGACCTTTCCCGCAACTTAAAGAAAAAGCCTCCCTCAGAAATTTTAGCCGACGACAAAAAGGTTCCTAATTCTTTGCCTCAATTTCCAGCTCTTCGTAAACATCGACTCAACTTCTTTCGATGGATCCCTGTCGTACCCGATAACAAATGTAACTATGCTTTGAAGAAAGCGAAATCAGCCCGAGTCAGCCCAGTGAGTCGACGAAAGCTGAGTTTCTCAAACGAGGAACGTTCCAACTCTTTCGTGGGCACCGAGGAATACGTGTCACCGGAAGTTGTACGTGGGGATGGACATGAATTCGCCGTCGATTGGTGGGCTTTCGGAATTCTAACCTACGAGATGCTCTACGGGAGGACGCCGTTTAAAGGGAAGAATCGAAAAGAGACGTTTCGAAACGTTTTGACCAAAGAGCCCAAGTTCATGGGTCAACCAAACGCTTTAACGGATTTGATCGGACGGTTATTGCAGAAGGATCCGGAAAAGAGGCTTGGATATCACGGAGGCGCGTGCGAGATCAAACAGCACGCCTTCTTTAGAGGGGTCAGGTGGGACTTCTTAACGGAAGTGTTACGGCCGCCGTTTATTCCGCCGAGAGACGATGGTGACTTGACGACAGAAGTATCGCCAGGAAATTTTGATATAAGAGAATATTTCCAGAGTTCGAAGGCTCCAAATCCGAAGTCGATGCCACCATCACCGTTGTCGGATCATAGACGGAACGTTTCATTCACAGAGTACTAA